Proteins encoded by one window of Vibrio algicola:
- a CDS encoding 1-acylglycerol-3-phosphate O-acyltransferase codes for MIALLRMIAVAIFAVLMFIIGCGYCLFSPRNPRHVFTFGRMFGRMSKVFGITLELRMPDDAYERDQHIYLGNHQNNWDLFTISSALTPNVVTVGKKSLVWLPLFGQLYWITGNILIDRSNRTKAMGTIGQVAEQIKKKKVSVWMFPEGTRSRGRGLLPFKTGAFHAAIAAQVPIVPIVCSSTDKIKLNRWNNGHVIVEMLPPISVEGYDKENVRQLLKECRNQMKDKLEQLDNEVVELNAK; via the coding sequence ATGATTGCTTTACTGCGTATGATTGCTGTAGCGATTTTTGCTGTATTGATGTTTATTATCGGTTGTGGTTATTGCTTATTTAGCCCGCGCAACCCTCGCCATGTCTTTACCTTTGGCCGTATGTTTGGTCGTATGTCGAAGGTGTTTGGTATTACGCTTGAGCTAAGAATGCCAGATGACGCTTATGAGCGAGATCAGCACATTTATTTAGGTAACCATCAAAATAATTGGGATTTATTTACCATTTCATCCGCATTAACGCCAAATGTAGTAACAGTCGGTAAAAAAAGTTTAGTGTGGCTACCATTGTTTGGTCAGTTGTATTGGATCACTGGCAACATATTGATCGACCGATCTAATCGAACCAAAGCAATGGGCACAATTGGTCAAGTCGCGGAGCAAATTAAAAAGAAAAAAGTGTCGGTATGGATGTTTCCTGAAGGAACTCGCTCGCGCGGACGCGGTTTACTGCCTTTTAAAACCGGCGCATTCCATGCTGCAATTGCAGCGCAAGTTCCTATTGTCCCTATCGTATGTAGTAGTACCGATAAAATTAAACTGAACCGTTGGAATAATGGTCATGTGATTGTCGAAATGCTGCCACCAATCAGTGTAGAAGGTTACGATAAAGAGAATGTTCGTCAATTGCTTAAAGAATGTCGTAATCAAATGAAAGATAAATTAGAGCAATTAGATAACGAAGTGGTAGAGCTTAACGCCAAGTAA
- a CDS encoding MarR family transcriptional regulator: protein MTSYTLNHAYAAALPVGKLIHFVNQYKDRLLAEHLSPLDITPAQIKVLMMIEVEKKHSPAEISKALSIDCGSMTRMIERLVKKQLIVKLPNPNDKRGVLVTLTPQGIEVLDQCLDVIAKQVGPALTGNLSSNEVEILLDLLKRMLPEEGYTV, encoded by the coding sequence ATGACGTCATACACCCTCAATCATGCTTATGCTGCGGCACTGCCCGTAGGAAAGTTGATCCACTTTGTTAATCAATACAAAGATCGTTTACTGGCCGAACATTTATCTCCTCTGGATATCACTCCAGCACAAATAAAAGTGTTGATGATGATTGAAGTTGAGAAAAAACATTCTCCGGCTGAAATCAGTAAAGCACTTTCTATTGATTGTGGTTCGATGACACGCATGATTGAACGGTTAGTAAAAAAACAACTGATTGTTAAATTGCCTAATCCTAATGATAAACGCGGAGTGTTGGTTACTTTGACTCCGCAAGGCATTGAGGTTTTAGATCAATGCCTAGACGTTATCGCTAAACAAGTTGGTCCGGCTTTAACCGGTAATTTATCGTCTAATGAAGTCGAAATCTTACTGGACTTATTAAAGCGGATGCTGCCAGAAGAAGGCTACACTGTTTAA
- a CDS encoding efflux RND transporter periplasmic adaptor subunit: MDTQNKNNSIAAKPRSKRKASFLILLLVIICFAVGGYFYYLTYLKFYQSTDDAYVNGNLVTLTPEIAGTVTTVMPDEGDFVKKGQVLVELDSNDTQIALQEAEAKLGSKVREVRSLYATADNFKAKVAASQVKYRQAVNDYNRRKHLVEKGAISKEDLNHYLDTVDATRSELKASQEALKMTLALVDNTVLKSHPGIKSAVANLRQSYLTNIRTKIVAPVSGYVAKRAVQLGSRVQPGTPLMVIVPLHQVWVDANFKESQMKDMRIGQPVTLTSDLYGEKVVYKGEVESLGIGTGSAFSLLPAQNASGNWIKIVQRLPVKIRLDDANQDKYPLRIGLSMLAEVSIKNTDGKLLSVEPKTTPSYSTDVYTDALSQVDSIVTKILHDNLGMPDVTLDAPTDVTPAKSEAASDKAMTSTQSAK; the protein is encoded by the coding sequence ATGGATACACAAAATAAAAACAATAGTATTGCGGCAAAACCAAGAAGCAAACGTAAAGCTTCTTTCCTTATTTTATTGCTTGTTATTATTTGCTTTGCGGTTGGTGGTTACTTCTATTACCTAACCTATTTAAAGTTTTATCAGTCGACAGACGATGCTTACGTTAATGGCAACTTAGTCACCTTAACGCCTGAAATTGCTGGCACGGTGACGACGGTGATGCCGGATGAAGGCGACTTTGTTAAAAAAGGCCAAGTATTGGTTGAATTAGATTCAAACGATACTCAAATTGCGCTGCAAGAAGCAGAGGCCAAATTAGGCTCTAAAGTGCGTGAAGTACGTAGCTTATATGCCACGGCGGATAACTTCAAAGCCAAAGTAGCGGCTAGTCAGGTGAAGTACCGCCAAGCGGTTAATGATTACAATCGACGTAAGCATTTGGTCGAGAAGGGTGCGATCTCGAAAGAAGATCTAAACCACTACTTAGATACGGTTGATGCAACCCGAAGTGAATTAAAAGCTTCTCAAGAAGCCTTAAAAATGACCTTGGCATTAGTGGATAATACGGTGCTAAAAAGCCACCCAGGCATTAAGTCGGCAGTGGCGAACCTACGTCAAAGTTACTTAACCAATATCCGTACTAAAATCGTTGCACCTGTAAGCGGTTATGTAGCAAAACGCGCAGTACAATTAGGCAGCCGAGTGCAACCGGGTACGCCGTTAATGGTGATAGTACCTCTACATCAAGTATGGGTAGACGCCAACTTTAAAGAAAGCCAAATGAAAGATATGCGTATTGGCCAACCAGTGACGTTAACCTCCGATTTGTACGGCGAGAAAGTGGTCTACAAAGGTGAAGTTGAAAGTTTAGGTATTGGTACTGGTAGTGCATTCTCATTATTACCAGCGCAAAATGCCAGCGGTAACTGGATCAAAATTGTGCAACGTTTACCGGTTAAAATTCGCCTAGATGATGCCAACCAAGATAAGTACCCATTGCGTATTGGTTTATCGATGCTTGCTGAAGTCAGCATTAAAAATACCGATGGTAAGTTGTTGTCGGTTGAGCCTAAAACTACGCCAAGTTACAGCACCGATGTGTACACCGATGCTTTATCGCAAGTCGATTCTATCGTGACCAAAATTTTGCACGATAATCTTGGTATGCCAGATGTAACACTTGATGCGCCAACCGATGTTACGCCAGCAAAATCGGAAGCTGCATCAGACAAAGCAATGACATCAACACAGTCTGCTAAGTAG
- a CDS encoding DHA2 family efflux MFS transporter permease subunit: MKDQTYTPPSLVIATIGLALATFMQVLDSTIANVALPTIAGNLGVSSEQSTWVITSFAVCNAIALPLTGWFSRRFGQLRLFIISVALFTVTSALCGMATSMPELIVFRALQGFFAGPMFPMCQTLLLAIFPTTKRSVALALISMVTVVAPIVGPITGGWITDNYSWPWIFFINIPIGVFCCSVVWTQLKDRVDITAKMPVDYIGIALLVVGVGFLQVVLDLGNDADWFSSTKIVVMAIVSGIALISFVIWELTDDHPIVNLYLFKDRNYAFGTLALVLSYSAFFAINIILPQWLQIYMGYTAIWAGLASAPMGIIPFFLTPLMGRYAHKFDMRILASMSFVVIGTSCFMRSGFNTFVDFETIALVQLFMGLGVALMFMPLTTIFLSNMHGHDIAEASGLTTFLRVLGGSFASSLTTWIWHRRADFHHATLTEHVSNYQPAAVDYLHKMGGETQVNLAAVDHIITVQSFMVSTADYFYLLGCLFFILIVFIWFTKGPFIKAGPAAPAAGH, translated from the coding sequence ATGAAAGATCAAACCTATACGCCTCCTAGCCTGGTTATCGCGACCATTGGTTTAGCATTAGCGACGTTTATGCAGGTACTCGACAGTACCATTGCCAACGTTGCCTTGCCGACCATTGCCGGTAATTTAGGCGTGAGTTCAGAGCAAAGTACTTGGGTTATTACCTCGTTTGCAGTGTGTAATGCGATTGCATTGCCGCTCACGGGGTGGTTCTCTCGTCGCTTTGGTCAGTTGCGCTTATTTATTATTTCGGTTGCCTTGTTTACCGTCACCTCCGCATTATGTGGAATGGCGACCAGTATGCCAGAGCTTATCGTATTCCGTGCGTTGCAAGGCTTCTTTGCCGGCCCAATGTTCCCAATGTGTCAAACCTTGCTATTGGCGATATTCCCCACCACCAAACGAAGTGTAGCCTTAGCACTGATTTCGATGGTGACGGTGGTCGCACCGATTGTAGGGCCGATCACTGGCGGTTGGATCACTGATAACTATTCATGGCCGTGGATTTTCTTCATTAATATTCCAATTGGGGTGTTTTGTTGCTCGGTGGTCTGGACACAGCTGAAAGATCGCGTTGATATTACCGCTAAAATGCCAGTCGATTATATTGGTATTGCGTTGCTGGTGGTTGGAGTTGGCTTCTTACAAGTGGTGCTCGACTTAGGTAATGATGCAGATTGGTTCTCATCGACTAAAATTGTGGTGATGGCGATTGTTTCGGGGATTGCATTAATTTCCTTTGTTATATGGGAATTAACCGACGATCACCCAATCGTAAACTTATACCTGTTTAAAGATAGAAACTATGCCTTTGGTACCTTGGCATTAGTGCTAAGCTACTCTGCCTTTTTTGCGATTAATATTATCTTGCCGCAATGGTTGCAGATATATATGGGTTACACCGCGATTTGGGCAGGTTTAGCATCCGCGCCAATGGGGATTATTCCATTCTTCTTAACGCCATTAATGGGCCGCTATGCGCATAAGTTTGATATGCGAATATTGGCGTCGATGTCGTTTGTGGTGATTGGAACCTCATGCTTTATGCGTTCGGGTTTTAATACCTTTGTCGATTTCGAAACCATCGCATTAGTGCAGTTGTTTATGGGGCTTGGAGTGGCGCTGATGTTTATGCCATTAACCACGATTTTCCTATCCAATATGCATGGCCATGATATTGCCGAAGCGTCAGGCTTAACCACCTTCTTACGAGTGTTAGGCGGCAGTTTTGCTTCATCATTAACCACTTGGATTTGGCATCGTCGCGCCGATTTCCATCATGCGACCTTAACCGAACATGTGAGTAATTACCAACCGGCAGCGGTGGACTATTTGCATAAAATGGGCGGTGAGACGCAAGTGAATCTGGCCGCAGTAGACCATATTATTACGGTGCAATCTTTCATGGTATCGACCGCAGATTATTTCTATCTGCTCGGATGTTTGTTCTTTATCTTGATTGTGTTTATTTGGTTTACCAAGGGGCCATTTATTAAGGCAGGGCCTGCAGCGCCCGCCGCCGGTCACTAA
- a CDS encoding Rid family detoxifying hydrolase, which translates to MTKVLHTDAAPAAIGPYVQGVDLGSMIMTSGQIPVNPSTGEVPSDIKAQARQSLDNVKAVVESSGLTVGDIVKMTVFVKDLNDFVTVNEVYGAFFDEHKVANYPARSCVEVARLPKDVGIEIEAIAVRK; encoded by the coding sequence ATGACAAAAGTACTTCATACAGACGCAGCGCCAGCAGCAATCGGTCCTTATGTACAAGGTGTTGACCTTGGCAGCATGATCATGACGTCAGGTCAGATCCCAGTAAATCCAAGTACAGGTGAAGTGCCTAGTGATATTAAAGCGCAAGCTCGTCAATCGCTTGATAACGTTAAAGCGGTGGTTGAATCTTCTGGTTTAACCGTCGGCGATATTGTGAAAATGACGGTATTTGTAAAAGACTTAAATGACTTTGTCACGGTTAATGAAGTGTACGGCGCTTTCTTTGATGAGCATAAGGTTGCTAACTACCCTGCTCGTTCATGTGTTGAAGTCGCTCGTCTACCAAAAGATGTTGGCATTGAAATCGAAGCAATTGCAGTGCGTAAGTAA
- the pyrI gene encoding aspartate carbamoyltransferase regulatory subunit, protein MSKQNHLQVEAIKNGTVIDHIPAHVGVKVLRLFNMHNSNERVTIGLNLPSSALGAKDLLKVENTFISQEQAQKLALYAPKATVNQIENYAVVKKLELTLPKQVVDVFRCANSNCITHNEPVSSSFSVIEKNDVIRLKCKYCEKSFSRDIMTEK, encoded by the coding sequence ATGTCTAAGCAAAATCATTTGCAAGTTGAAGCAATTAAAAATGGCACCGTGATCGATCATATTCCTGCGCATGTTGGAGTAAAAGTACTGCGCCTATTTAATATGCACAACTCGAATGAACGCGTCACTATTGGCTTGAATTTGCCATCATCGGCGCTCGGGGCTAAAGATTTATTAAAAGTAGAAAACACCTTTATTAGCCAAGAACAAGCGCAGAAATTAGCCTTATATGCACCAAAAGCGACGGTAAATCAAATTGAAAACTACGCCGTGGTCAAAAAGCTTGAGCTCACTCTCCCTAAACAGGTGGTGGATGTTTTTCGTTGTGCCAATAGCAACTGCATTACACATAACGAACCGGTATCGAGTAGTTTTAGCGTGATTGAGAAAAATGATGTGATTCGATTGAAGTGCAAATACTGTGAAAAAAGCTTCTCGCGCGACATTATGACCGAAAAGTAA